A genome region from Fibrobacter sp. includes the following:
- a CDS encoding Wzz/FepE/Etk N-terminal domain-containing protein: protein MEKQESAGFIEIILHLMNNSLKRFKLWLLILILPTLVAFVLVMWVLKPVYAATAVVTPPASSQPSLSGLSSMLGGASGGVSSLLGLGSADDDANAVWTIMNSWELHNQVIETFNLAEHYEFDGKFHADLLKMFRKNFGMETNKEDMFSITVEDEDYKLAAKMVAFILEKADSAFNAFKTAQARQSRLYLDSRLDSCLHTLDSLMASFVKFQEENNFYDPEVQLESTLKYLTTLQSRREEIAMEMAFEKADRGENSKRYEELNKRYQGVNAALNGAVNGKHKNVGIVSLKKSPELGAEYVRRESEIRVQEAMYKLLRQQSEQMRMEEAKMLTNLHVLEPPWENDKKVFPLRGVTLMFTCMVSFILATIICNILGFLDEEVARGSEVGVQWIKFKGHFSKKKG from the coding sequence ATGGAAAAGCAGGAATCTGCCGGATTTATTGAGATCATTCTTCATCTGATGAACAACAGCTTGAAGCGTTTCAAGCTGTGGCTTCTTATTTTGATCTTGCCCACGCTAGTCGCCTTTGTGCTGGTGATGTGGGTATTAAAGCCTGTGTATGCCGCCACTGCGGTGGTGACTCCGCCGGCATCGTCCCAGCCGTCCCTTAGCGGCTTGAGTTCCATGCTTGGTGGCGCCTCGGGGGGTGTTTCTTCTCTCCTGGGTTTGGGTTCTGCCGACGACGACGCCAATGCCGTATGGACCATCATGAATTCCTGGGAACTTCATAACCAGGTCATCGAAACCTTCAATCTTGCCGAGCATTACGAGTTCGACGGAAAGTTCCATGCCGACTTGCTGAAGATGTTCCGTAAGAACTTCGGTATGGAAACCAACAAGGAGGACATGTTCTCCATTACGGTGGAAGATGAAGACTACAAGCTGGCCGCCAAGATGGTCGCCTTTATCTTGGAAAAGGCCGATTCCGCCTTCAATGCCTTCAAGACCGCCCAGGCTCGACAGTCCCGACTCTACCTGGATTCCCGCCTGGACTCCTGCCTCCACACCCTGGATTCCTTGATGGCTTCCTTTGTGAAGTTCCAGGAGGAAAACAACTTCTACGATCCGGAAGTTCAGCTGGAATCTACTCTCAAGTACTTGACCACCCTGCAATCCAGACGTGAAGAAATCGCCATGGAAATGGCTTTTGAAAAGGCAGACCGTGGAGAGAACAGCAAACGCTATGAAGAATTGAACAAGCGCTACCAGGGCGTGAATGCTGCCTTGAACGGTGCTGTAAATGGAAAGCACAAGAATGTGGGTATCGTCTCCTTGAAGAAGTCTCCGGAACTTGGCGCCGAATATGTGCGTCGTGAAAGCGAGATTCGCGTTCAGGAAGCGATGTACAAATTGCTTCGTCAGCAGAGCGAACAAATGCGCATGGAAGAAGCCAAGATGCTTACCAACCTCCATGTTCTTGAACCGCCTTGGGAAAACGACAAGAAGGTTTTCCCGCTCCGTGGCGTGACCTTGATGTTCACATGCATGGTTTCCTTCATTTTGGCAACCATCATTTGCAACATCCTCGGTTTCCTGGATGAAGAAGTTGCCCGCGGTTCCGAGGTGGGTGTGCAGTGGATTAAATTCAAGGGCCATTTCTCCAAGAAGAAAGGGTAG
- the infA gene encoding translation initiation factor IF-1, producing MAKEEGIQVEGVVLEALPNAFFRVQLGNGHEILAHVSGKMRRHFIRILPDDKVLVEISPYDLNRGRITYRYK from the coding sequence GTGGCTAAAGAAGAAGGAATTCAAGTAGAAGGTGTTGTGTTGGAGGCTCTCCCCAACGCTTTCTTCCGCGTTCAACTCGGAAATGGTCACGAAATTCTGGCCCATGTTTCAGGAAAGATGCGTCGGCATTTCATTAGAATTTTGCCGGACGACAAAGTGTTGGTTGAGATTTCTCCCTACGACCTCAATCGTGGAAGAATCACATACCGTTACAAGTAA
- the rpmJ gene encoding 50S ribosomal protein L36, producing the protein MKIKASIKPRCENCKIIRRKGVLRIICSKNPRHKQKQG; encoded by the coding sequence ATGAAAATCAAAGCCTCCATCAAACCCAGATGTGAAAACTGCAAGATCATCCGTCGTAAGGGTGTATTGCGCATCATCTGTTCGAAGAACCCCCGTCACAAGCAGAAGCAGGGATAA
- the rpsM gene encoding 30S ribosomal protein S13 translates to MARIAGVDLPRNKTVEYGLTAIYGVGLFTANKVCAQLGIDKNKKCDDLTEEEQGKIRHLLEDEYSVEGQLRAEVTLNIKRLQDIGCYRGLRHRKGLPVRGQRSRTNARTRKGPKKTVANKKK, encoded by the coding sequence ATGGCACGTATCGCTGGTGTCGATTTGCCGAGAAACAAGACTGTTGAATACGGTCTGACGGCTATCTATGGTGTCGGTCTGTTCACCGCTAATAAGGTCTGTGCTCAGTTGGGCATTGACAAGAACAAGAAGTGTGACGACCTGACTGAAGAAGAACAGGGTAAGATCCGTCATCTCCTCGAAGATGAATACTCTGTGGAAGGTCAGCTTCGCGCAGAAGTTACCTTGAACATTAAGCGTTTGCAGGATATTGGCTGCTATCGTGGTTTGCGTCACCGCAAGGGCCTCCCGGTCCGCGGTCAGCGTTCCCGCACCAATGCCCGTACTCGTAAGGGCCCGAAGAAAACTGTGGCTAACAAGAAGAAGTAA
- the secY gene encoding preprotein translocase subunit SecY has translation MEALKKAIDAFVNAFKIEDLRKKLLFTLGLLIVYRIGAHITIPGVNSAILAEFFRNSNNLFGLYDSFTGGAFAKATVFALGIMPYISASIIIQLMGSVIPAIQTLQKEGQEGRAKLNQYTRYFTVVLCLLQGWGISVWLSTLKVTTATGANVSVLVDDFSTGAGVLGFRLLATLTFTAGTVFVMYLGEQITSHGVGNGISLIIFAGIVGGLPRAVLAETEMFREGIQPLAIEVFILAMVVLIVGFIVFVEQANRRIPLQSPRRTVGSKVVGGQSSYLPFKVNTANVIPVIFASCIMFIPAMIASWFPNVSAMQAFAAAFIPGHVTYSVIDALLIIFFTFFYTAIQYNPNDIAENLKRSGAFIPGVRPGKQTAEYIDHVLTRISLPGALYLAFISVGPWYLKDALNMSFYIGGTSVLIVVGVALDTLRQLEAQLHTKNYEGFLKRGRIRGRMAS, from the coding sequence ATGGAAGCTCTCAAGAAAGCTATTGATGCGTTTGTCAATGCCTTCAAGATTGAAGACCTGCGTAAGAAGTTGCTTTTTACGCTTGGTCTTTTGATCGTTTATCGTATTGGCGCTCACATCACCATCCCCGGTGTGAATTCTGCAATCCTTGCTGAATTCTTCCGTAACTCGAATAATTTGTTCGGCTTGTACGACTCCTTCACTGGTGGTGCCTTTGCTAAGGCTACCGTGTTTGCCTTGGGTATCATGCCCTACATTAGCGCAAGCATTATTATCCAGTTGATGGGATCCGTTATTCCTGCCATCCAGACTTTGCAGAAGGAAGGCCAGGAAGGACGTGCTAAGTTGAACCAATATACCCGTTACTTTACAGTGGTTCTTTGCCTCTTGCAGGGATGGGGTATTTCCGTTTGGCTTTCCACATTAAAGGTAACCACGGCTACTGGTGCGAATGTCTCCGTCCTCGTCGACGACTTCTCTACTGGCGCCGGTGTCCTTGGTTTCCGCCTTTTGGCTACCCTGACCTTCACTGCTGGTACGGTCTTCGTGATGTACCTTGGCGAACAGATTACTTCGCACGGTGTGGGTAATGGTATTTCTCTTATCATCTTCGCCGGTATCGTCGGCGGTCTCCCAAGGGCCGTCCTTGCCGAAACAGAAATGTTTAGAGAAGGCATTCAGCCCCTCGCCATTGAAGTATTCATACTGGCAATGGTGGTCCTGATTGTTGGCTTTATCGTTTTTGTTGAGCAGGCGAACCGTCGCATTCCGCTCCAAAGTCCTCGTAGAACCGTCGGAAGTAAGGTTGTAGGTGGTCAGTCTAGCTATTTGCCCTTCAAGGTGAATACCGCTAACGTGATCCCTGTAATTTTCGCCAGCTGCATCATGTTCATTCCAGCAATGATTGCATCTTGGTTCCCGAACGTGTCCGCTATGCAGGCTTTTGCTGCTGCATTTATCCCCGGTCATGTGACCTATAGTGTGATAGATGCTCTCTTGATCATTTTCTTCACGTTCTTCTACACTGCAATTCAGTACAACCCGAATGATATTGCAGAAAACCTGAAGAGATCTGGAGCTTTTATCCCGGGAGTCCGCCCAGGTAAGCAGACAGCAGAATACATTGACCATGTTTTGACCAGAATTTCTCTGCCCGGTGCCCTTTATCTCGCTTTTATTAGCGTTGGTCCCTGGTATTTGAAAGACGCACTCAATATGAGTTTCTATATTGGGGGCACCTCGGTCTTGATCGTGGTTGGTGTTGCACTTGATACACTTCGTCAGCTCGAAGCTCAATTGCATACCAAGAATTATGAAGGTTTCTTGAAACGTGGCCGCATTCGCGGCAGGATGGCATCCTAG
- a CDS encoding polysaccharide biosynthesis/export family protein encodes MRRFITVLLVLCSLVLAEDSPFGSLANTKTPGLANRSNVTMTPTYAEEPVDSSYVLGPGDFLDIMLEQNYLTVQVYPDGSVAIEECGMVNVGGKTLAEARELILELASKRYKREQCFVQLAALKKFRVNAMGAVGQIGQHMVDAQTRLSYFVRQMGGTVARANTEDIQVIRGKDTIHVNYSAMSANGNFEDDIMLQQGDKIYVPYVGLGDNISMIFPGFKTSVAYKEGRTLQEYYELAGGSRLHSFGYKAACVREPGKSPRWITLSEMKETTVLPNTEVEFSVQEMLVYVGGAVNAIGRYPYDPTWHALDYAAAAGINPMTGTWNQIKVWRGESPDALSLNVTQDQILPGDYIEIPRSHYESFKDVTLFLASLLTIVSSALIVYVNFK; translated from the coding sequence ATGCGACGTTTTATAACTGTACTTTTGGTGCTGTGTTCCTTGGTTCTTGCCGAAGACTCTCCGTTTGGCTCTCTGGCCAATACGAAGACCCCTGGGCTGGCAAACCGCAGCAACGTGACCATGACTCCCACGTATGCGGAAGAGCCTGTGGACTCCAGTTATGTGCTGGGCCCGGGTGATTTTCTTGATATCATGCTTGAACAGAATTACCTGACCGTTCAGGTGTACCCCGATGGTTCTGTGGCCATTGAGGAATGTGGCATGGTGAATGTTGGCGGCAAGACTCTTGCAGAAGCAAGGGAACTGATTCTTGAACTTGCCTCCAAGCGCTATAAGCGAGAACAGTGTTTCGTCCAGCTGGCTGCCCTCAAGAAATTCCGTGTGAATGCAATGGGTGCCGTGGGACAGATTGGTCAACACATGGTCGATGCCCAGACGAGACTCAGTTACTTTGTGCGTCAGATGGGTGGCACGGTTGCTCGTGCTAACACAGAAGACATCCAGGTCATTCGTGGCAAGGATACAATCCATGTGAACTATAGCGCCATGTCTGCAAACGGTAATTTTGAAGACGACATCATGTTGCAGCAGGGCGACAAGATCTATGTGCCCTATGTAGGACTGGGCGATAACATCTCCATGATTTTCCCTGGCTTTAAGACAAGCGTCGCCTACAAGGAAGGCCGTACTTTGCAGGAATACTACGAACTTGCCGGTGGTTCAAGACTTCATAGCTTTGGCTACAAGGCCGCCTGTGTTCGTGAACCAGGCAAGTCGCCCCGCTGGATTACTCTTTCCGAGATGAAGGAAACCACTGTTCTTCCCAATACCGAAGTTGAGTTCTCTGTGCAGGAAATGCTGGTGTATGTCGGTGGTGCAGTGAATGCCATTGGCCGTTACCCCTACGATCCGACTTGGCACGCCTTGGATTACGCCGCCGCCGCAGGTATCAACCCCATGACTGGTACTTGGAATCAGATCAAGGTTTGGCGTGGCGAATCCCCGGATGCATTGTCCTTGAATGTTACCCAGGACCAGATCCTGCCCGGTGACTACATTGAAATTCCCAGGAGTCATTACGAATCCTTTAAGGATGTCACGTTGTTCCTGGCCTCCCTTTTGACGATTGTTTCGTCTGCCCTCATCGTTTACGTTAACTTTAAGTAG
- the rpsK gene encoding 30S ribosomal protein S11, translating into MDVQGIACVFASFNNTIVSITDARGNVVAWGSPGNSGFKGSRKSTPFAAQLAAEVAAHKAFDLGMRKVDVRVKGAGGGRESAVRAIKNAGLEVLSIRDVTGVPHNGCRPKKKRRV; encoded by the coding sequence ATTGACGTTCAGGGCATTGCCTGCGTTTTCGCTTCCTTCAATAACACAATCGTTTCTATCACCGATGCTCGCGGTAACGTTGTAGCTTGGGGCTCTCCCGGTAACTCCGGTTTCAAGGGCTCTCGTAAGAGCACTCCGTTTGCTGCCCAGCTCGCTGCAGAAGTCGCTGCTCACAAGGCTTTCGACCTCGGTATGCGCAAGGTGGATGTCCGCGTCAAGGGTGCAGGTGGTGGTCGTGAATCCGCTGTCCGTGCTATCAAGAATGCGGGCCTCGAAGTTCTCTCTATTCGAGACGTGACGGGCGTTCCGCACAATGGTTGCCGTCCTAAAAAGAAGAGAAGAGTCTAA
- a CDS encoding DNA-directed RNA polymerase subunit alpha, with protein sequence MMWKSLQMPRSFQKVETGEDGRYAKFVVEALERGWGITLGNALRRSLLSSLQGAAIVSVKIEGVDKEFSTVPGVKEDVTDIILNLKSIRVKLLSDHDETLRLDMSGDGEVTAKDFMENPNVAILTPDVHIATLNGNASLSLEVKISSGRGYVTADELKDKDAPIGVIAMDANFNPVQKVAMHISDTRVGQKTDYNRLELEITTDGSIDPEDALAYAAKLLMDHLEIFINFEGDLESPEELEMDEERQRIAQLLRTRVDDLELSVRSSNCLRMANIHTVGELVRNKEGDMLKYKNFGRKSLVELNEVLTSMGLSFGMDVDDYLKD encoded by the coding sequence ATGATGTGGAAATCACTTCAGATGCCGCGCAGCTTCCAGAAAGTTGAGACCGGCGAAGACGGCCGCTACGCAAAGTTTGTCGTAGAAGCCTTGGAACGTGGCTGGGGTATCACCCTCGGTAACGCACTCCGTCGCTCGCTCCTCTCCTCTCTGCAGGGCGCAGCTATTGTCTCCGTGAAAATTGAAGGCGTTGACAAGGAATTTTCTACTGTTCCGGGTGTCAAGGAAGATGTCACCGACATTATCCTGAATCTTAAGAGCATCCGCGTAAAGCTCCTGTCCGACCATGACGAAACCCTCCGCCTGGACATGTCCGGCGACGGCGAAGTCACTGCTAAGGACTTCATGGAAAATCCGAATGTCGCAATTCTGACACCGGACGTTCATATTGCAACTCTGAACGGAAACGCATCTTTGTCTCTGGAAGTCAAGATTTCCAGCGGCCGTGGCTATGTCACTGCTGACGAATTGAAGGACAAGGACGCTCCGATTGGAGTCATTGCTATGGACGCAAACTTCAACCCGGTGCAGAAAGTCGCTATGCACATCAGCGATACCCGCGTTGGCCAAAAGACGGACTACAACCGTTTGGAACTTGAGATTACTACTGACGGTTCCATCGATCCTGAAGACGCTCTTGCATACGCTGCAAAGCTCCTCATGGACCATCTGGAAATCTTCATCAACTTCGAAGGCGATCTCGAATCTCCTGAAGAACTTGAAATGGATGAAGAACGTCAGCGCATCGCCCAGCTCCTCCGCACCCGTGTGGACGACCTGGAACTCTCTGTTCGCTCCAGCAACTGCCTCCGTATGGCAAACATCCATACCGTTGGCGAACTTGTGCGTAACAAGGAAGGCGATATGCTCAAATACAAGAACTTCGGTCGCAAGTCCTTGGTTGAACTTAACGAAGTATTGACCTCCATGGGCCTCAGCTTTGGCATGGACGTCGATGACTACTTGAAGGATTAA